CGAAGGCGATTATATCCGCGCCGCAATCTCCGGACGCTTTGTGCTCCAGAGGCTGCGCTTCTCTGTAAGCGAGGTGCTTGAGCTCGGGGGAGTCGATTTTCACAGCGGTAATATCCGCTATCCCGGGGATGTAATCCTTAGGGGTGAGATCTGCGACGGGTTCAGCCTCAGCTGCGGAGGTGATCTCCACTCGGCGGTCCCCCTGGACGCGACAGAGGTCAAGGTAAAGGGAGATCTCAGCGTAGAGGGGGGGATTATTGGTAGGGAACCAGGAATACTCAAGGTCGGGGGTGCTGTGCAGGCCCGGTTTATCGAAAACCTGGAGCTGGAATGCCGCGGTTCGATACGGCTGGATGGGGTAATCCTGCAGAGCAGAATCTCCACCCTGGGCTTTCTCCAGTGCGGAGAAAAGGGGCGCATCTTCAATTCCACCGTGCAGGCTGTGGAGGGCATAGAGACCTGGCAGCTCGGCCATCCCGCCGGCAGGAAAACCCTGGTACGCTGCGGTTCCGACTTTCGAAAGCTGAAACTCTACGGGGAGCTTAAAAGTAGAGAAGATGATCTTCAGCGTCAGCTTGGAAAAAGACCTTCGGAAGCAGATGCTGAGACCCTGCTGCAACTGCGCCGGGAACTTGAAGAGCTGCGGGATTCCGCCGCAGCTCTTCTGCGGGAACTGAACCCCCGTCCCGACGCCCGTGTTACCGTAAGGGATACGATATATCCCGGGGTCACCATTGAGATCTGCCAGGTGCTGTACCGGGTGGAGACCGCCATTCCCCGGGGAAGCTTTTACCTGGACCCTGAATCCGGAGAGATTAAGGTGACCGGGACCTGAATTGCGTGCACCTCCTAAAACTGATATGATGTGACCTTTGTCAAGGTTTATTTTTCTTTCACGAAACAAAA
The genomic region above belongs to Marispirochaeta aestuarii and contains:
- a CDS encoding DUF342 domain-containing protein, encoding MGERNRDARIMITLREDEMEALGTLYPALGEGRPLGVEDIQGELEAAGVVAGILQETLKQLPDKTDPAGKAVSCVLARGTPAEDADPAYLKLSQKLFDLRLYGKEKGGRVDFREARPFVVVRKGEALGRYLPPGPGTPGITVTGRILEPGIKKRIPFEPGENTFREGDYIRAAISGRFVLQRLRFSVSEVLELGGVDFHSGNIRYPGDVILRGEICDGFSLSCGGDLHSAVPLDATEVKVKGDLSVEGGIIGREPGILKVGGAVQARFIENLELECRGSIRLDGVILQSRISTLGFLQCGEKGRIFNSTVQAVEGIETWQLGHPAGRKTLVRCGSDFRKLKLYGELKSREDDLQRQLGKRPSEADAETLLQLRRELEELRDSAAALLRELNPRPDARVTVRDTIYPGVTIEICQVLYRVETAIPRGSFYLDPESGEIKVTGT